Proteins co-encoded in one Dreissena polymorpha isolate Duluth1 chromosome 12, UMN_Dpol_1.0, whole genome shotgun sequence genomic window:
- the LOC127853452 gene encoding baculoviral IAP repeat-containing protein 7-B-like — protein sequence MDVSLRQDASDEPNLPQPARVHEINSEAHRLGIHTMRPLHMDQAILQNRVKSFQRSPDNIRHRALELATAGFFYIGDADCVRCFFCGILLRRWEPPMMKLGKNMSNGTLAVHLCS from the exons ATGGATGTGAGTCTTCGCCAAGACGCTAGCGATGAACCCAATCTTCCACAACCTGCTCGTGTTCATGAAATTAACAGCGAAG CACACAGATTAGGTATCCATACGATGAGACCGCTACATATGGATCAAGCGATTCTGCAGAACCGTGTGAAATCCTTCCAAAGAAGTCCTGATAATATAAGACACCGAGCGCTAGAGTTGGCGACTGCTGGATTTTTCTATATCG GTGATGCAGACTGCGTCCGCTGTTTCTTTTGTGGCATTCTCCTGCGACGCTGGGAGCCCCCGATGATGAAGCTTGGGAAGAACATGTCCAATGGAACCCTAGCTGTACATTTGTGCAGTTGA